Proteins from a single region of Pseudomonas fulva:
- the lapG gene encoding cysteine protease LapG — MSLRYRWPLLVAWLLALALVAGGLQAQWDFQRIATRAEQLYGPLGAGKPRIDAWQRLLDEQRNAPEADQLKAVNRFFNLQLRFRDDQQIWGVADYWATPVEALMRGAADCEDYAIAKYFSLRELGVPSDKLRITYVKAVRLNQAHMVLTYYPTPTSVPLVLDNLIDAIEPATERRDLVPVYAFNAEGLWVPGPAGGKQVGDSKRLSRWQDLLKKMRAEGFP; from the coding sequence ATCTCCCTTCGTTATCGCTGGCCGTTGCTGGTGGCGTGGCTGCTCGCCCTGGCGCTGGTGGCCGGCGGCCTGCAGGCGCAGTGGGATTTCCAGCGTATCGCCACCCGTGCCGAGCAACTGTATGGGCCGTTGGGCGCCGGCAAACCGCGCATCGATGCCTGGCAACGGCTGCTCGACGAGCAGCGCAACGCCCCCGAAGCCGACCAGCTCAAGGCCGTGAACCGGTTCTTCAATCTGCAGCTGCGCTTTCGTGACGACCAGCAAATCTGGGGCGTTGCCGACTACTGGGCGACGCCTGTAGAAGCGCTGATGCGCGGCGCCGCCGATTGCGAAGATTACGCCATCGCCAAGTACTTCAGCCTGCGTGAGCTCGGCGTGCCGAGCGACAAGCTGCGCATCACCTACGTCAAGGCGGTGCGCCTGAACCAGGCACATATGGTGCTGACCTATTACCCGACCCCCACCTCGGTACCGCTGGTCCTGGATAACCTGATCGATGCCATCGAGCCCGCTACCGAGCGGCGTGACCTGGTGCCCGTGTATGCCTTCAATGCCGAGGGGCTGTGGGTGCCCGGGCCGGCCGGCGGCAAGCAGGTGGGCGACAGCAAGCGCCTTTCGCGCTGGCAGGATTTGTTGAAGAAGATGCGCGCCGAAGGGTTTCCTTAA
- a CDS encoding ABC transporter permease, translating to MRLINRHPDRAGRLLLVLLPFALLLFAYFTGSAQRLADNPNDKLLPSASQMIAAVDRLAFTEDKRTGEYALWQDTTSSLTRLGMGIGIAAVLGLCLGIAAGIVPLLRAPLSPLLTVLSMVPPLAILPILFIVFGLGELSKVMLIVIGITPILARDLEQRAREIPQELLIKAQTLGASTWTLILRVVLPQLLPRLLIALRLVLGSAWLFLIAAEAIASTDGLGYRIFLVRRYMAMDVILPYVVWITLLAWLMDLGLRQLTRLCFPWYEGAKA from the coding sequence ATGCGCCTGATCAACCGACATCCCGACCGGGCCGGCCGCCTGCTGTTGGTGTTACTGCCCTTCGCCCTGCTGCTGTTCGCCTATTTCACCGGCTCGGCGCAGCGCCTGGCGGACAACCCCAACGACAAGCTGCTGCCCAGCGCCAGCCAGATGATCGCTGCCGTCGACCGTCTGGCCTTCACCGAAGACAAACGCACCGGCGAATACGCCCTCTGGCAGGACACCACGTCGAGCCTGACGCGCCTTGGCATGGGGATCGGCATCGCGGCCGTGCTGGGTCTGTGCCTGGGTATCGCGGCCGGCATTGTGCCGCTGCTACGGGCGCCGCTGTCACCGCTGCTCACCGTGTTGTCGATGGTGCCGCCGCTGGCGATCTTGCCGATCCTGTTCATCGTCTTCGGTCTCGGCGAATTGTCCAAGGTGATGCTGATCGTCATCGGCATCACCCCGATCCTCGCCCGCGACCTGGAGCAGCGCGCCCGGGAAATCCCCCAGGAACTGCTGATCAAGGCCCAGACCCTCGGCGCCAGCACCTGGACACTGATCCTGCGGGTGGTGCTGCCGCAACTGCTACCGCGCCTGCTGATCGCCCTGCGCCTGGTGCTGGGATCGGCCTGGCTGTTCCTGATCGCCGCCGAGGCCATCGCCAGTACCGACGGCCTGGGCTATCGAATTTTCCTGGTGCGCCGCTACATGGCCATGGACGTGATCCTGCCGTACGTGGTGTGGATCACCCTGCTCGCCTGGCTGATGGACCTGGGCCTGCGCCAACTCACCCGGCTGTGCTTTCCCTGGTACGAGGGGGCCAAGGCATGA
- a CDS encoding ABC transporter ATP-binding protein, producing the protein MSNKKHSAVGAFIEVNNVWQEYGDQTVLERLDLSIAEGEFCTLVGASGCGKSTFLRLLLGQERPSKGEILLDGKPLAGEPDASRGVVFQRYSVFPHLSVLDNVAIGLELPRSSLLGRLFGSAKRAAREQAAELLNKVGLGHALDKYPSQLSGGMQQRLAIAQALIMKPRVLLLDEPFGALDPGIRKDMHALLLELWRETGLTVFMVTHDLSEGFSLGTRLMVFDKTRIDPHAPNAFGARVTYDIPLNETRKAEAPLPGELAERIAAR; encoded by the coding sequence ATGAGCAATAAAAAACACAGCGCAGTAGGCGCATTCATCGAAGTCAACAATGTGTGGCAGGAATATGGCGACCAAACCGTTCTGGAACGCCTGGACCTGTCCATCGCCGAAGGCGAGTTCTGCACCCTGGTCGGCGCTTCCGGTTGCGGCAAGTCGACCTTCCTGCGCCTGCTGCTCGGCCAGGAGCGTCCCAGCAAGGGCGAGATCCTGCTCGACGGCAAACCGCTGGCCGGCGAGCCGGATGCCAGCCGTGGCGTGGTGTTCCAGCGCTACTCGGTATTCCCGCACCTGAGCGTGCTGGATAACGTCGCCATCGGCCTGGAACTGCCACGTTCCTCCCTGCTTGGCCGGCTGTTCGGCAGCGCCAAACGCGCCGCCCGCGAGCAGGCCGCCGAACTGCTGAACAAGGTCGGTCTCGGCCATGCCCTGGACAAATACCCGAGCCAGCTCTCGGGCGGCATGCAGCAGCGCCTGGCGATTGCCCAGGCACTGATCATGAAACCGCGCGTGCTGCTGCTCGACGAACCCTTCGGCGCCCTCGACCCCGGCATCCGCAAGGACATGCATGCCCTGCTGCTGGAGCTGTGGCGCGAAACCGGGCTGACCGTGTTCATGGTCACCCACGACCTGTCCGAAGGCTTCAGCCTCGGCACCCGTCTGATGGTGTTCGACAAGACCCGCATCGACCCGCACGCGCCAAATGCCTTTGGCGCGCGCGTTACCTACGACATTCCGCTCAACGAGACCCGCAAGGCAGAGGCGCCGCTACCCGGTGAGCTGGCCGAGCGCATTGCAGCGCGCTGA
- a CDS encoding isopenicillin N synthase family dioxygenase, protein MAPTHFTSIPLIDISGLHADRLAERRRVADELGRAARDVGFLQITGHGISRDLRDDLIRQARSFFARPLEEKMRFYIGRSSNHSGYVPEGEEQFAGGSQDLKEAYDVNYDYTEAPQVYPLLGPTQWPDSADFQREVSAYYRAALALGDTLFRGFALALGLAEDTFAGITRQPTSQLRMIHYPLDPDPVADRPGIGSHTDYECFTILLPTAEGLQVLNGNGRWIDVPLVENAFVINIGDMLEVLSNGHFVATSHRVRKVSEERFAFPLFCACDYPTRIAPIAGLPARGEREYPPVICGDHLFAQTAQTFRYLRQRLEDGSLQLPDGTLGLSSFGQGRREVTA, encoded by the coding sequence ATGGCGCCTACCCATTTCACGTCCATTCCACTGATCGACATTTCCGGGCTGCATGCCGATCGCCTTGCCGAACGCCGGCGCGTAGCCGACGAGCTGGGGCGTGCCGCACGCGACGTCGGCTTCCTGCAGATCACCGGGCACGGCATTTCCCGTGATCTGCGCGACGATCTGATCCGCCAGGCGCGTAGTTTCTTCGCCCGTCCGCTGGAGGAGAAGATGCGCTTCTATATTGGCCGGTCGAGCAACCACAGCGGTTACGTGCCGGAGGGCGAGGAGCAGTTCGCCGGTGGCAGCCAGGATCTCAAGGAAGCCTACGACGTCAATTACGACTACACCGAGGCGCCCCAGGTCTACCCGCTGCTGGGGCCGACTCAGTGGCCGGACTCGGCGGACTTCCAGCGCGAGGTCAGCGCCTACTACCGTGCGGCGCTGGCGCTGGGCGATACCCTGTTCCGTGGCTTCGCCCTGGCATTGGGGCTGGCCGAAGACACCTTCGCCGGCATCACCCGGCAGCCCACCAGCCAGTTGCGCATGATCCACTACCCGCTCGACCCCGACCCGGTGGCCGATCGTCCTGGTATCGGCTCGCATACCGACTACGAGTGCTTCACCATCCTGCTACCCACCGCCGAGGGTTTGCAGGTGCTCAATGGCAACGGCCGGTGGATCGACGTGCCGCTGGTGGAGAACGCCTTTGTGATCAATATCGGCGACATGCTCGAGGTGCTCAGCAATGGCCACTTCGTCGCCACCTCGCACCGCGTGCGCAAGGTCAGCGAGGAGCGTTTCGCCTTTCCGTTGTTCTGCGCCTGCGATTACCCGACACGCATTGCCCCGATCGCCGGCTTGCCGGCGCGTGGTGAACGTGAGTACCCGCCTGTGATCTGCGGTGATCACCTGTTCGCGCAGACGGCCCAGACCTTTCGCTATCTGCGCCAGCGCCTGGAGGATGGCTCGCTGCAACTGCCCGACGGTACGCTGGGGCTATCCAGCTTCGGTCAGGGGCGCCGGGAGGTGACGGCATGA
- a CDS encoding putative urea ABC transporter substrate-binding protein, whose amino-acid sequence MRKNRLLTLATAGLAALLSFSAHAEKKDSFSVCWTLYAGWMPWGYASTSGIIDKWAKKYGISIDVVQLNDYVESINQYSAGQFDGCTMTNMDALTIPAAGGVDSTALIVGDYSNGNDGLLIKGEGKTLADIKGMPVNLVELSVSHYFLARALETVGLSERDVTVVNTSDADMISAYSTSSVQAAATWNPMLAEIKAQPGSTEVFDSSKIPGEILDMMVLNTQTLKDNPALGKALVGAWFEILELMQSGTPAATDALTEMAKASGTDLAGYQSQLATTKLFYTPKETLDFITSPALPETMGKVASFSFDHGILGEGASSADAIGMTFAHDLTTGDKANIKLRFDPSYVQMAVDGKL is encoded by the coding sequence ATGCGCAAGAACCGTCTGCTTACCCTCGCGACCGCAGGCCTCGCCGCCCTGCTTAGCTTCTCCGCCCACGCCGAGAAAAAGGACAGCTTCAGCGTCTGCTGGACGCTATACGCCGGCTGGATGCCCTGGGGCTACGCCAGCACCTCCGGCATCATCGACAAATGGGCCAAGAAGTACGGCATCAGTATCGATGTCGTGCAGCTCAACGACTACGTCGAGTCGATCAACCAGTACAGCGCCGGCCAGTTCGACGGCTGCACCATGACCAACATGGATGCCCTGACCATCCCCGCCGCCGGTGGCGTGGACTCAACCGCGCTGATCGTCGGCGACTACTCCAATGGCAACGACGGTCTGCTGATCAAGGGTGAAGGCAAGACCCTGGCGGACATCAAGGGCATGCCGGTCAACCTGGTCGAGCTGTCGGTGTCCCACTACTTCCTCGCCCGCGCCCTGGAAACCGTCGGCCTGAGCGAGCGCGACGTGACCGTGGTGAACACCTCGGACGCCGACATGATCAGCGCCTATTCGACGTCCAGCGTGCAGGCCGCGGCCACCTGGAACCCGATGCTCGCCGAGATCAAGGCTCAGCCGGGCAGCACCGAAGTCTTCGATTCCTCGAAGATCCCCGGCGAGATCCTCGACATGATGGTCCTCAACACCCAGACCCTGAAAGACAACCCGGCCCTCGGCAAGGCGCTGGTCGGCGCCTGGTTCGAGATCCTCGAACTGATGCAATCCGGCACGCCGGCAGCCACCGACGCCCTGACCGAAATGGCCAAGGCCTCCGGCACCGATCTGGCCGGTTACCAGTCGCAGCTGGCGACCACCAAGCTGTTCTACACGCCGAAAGAGACCCTGGACTTCATCACCAGCCCGGCCCTGCCGGAGACCATGGGCAAGGTCGCCAGCTTCAGTTTCGACCACGGCATTCTCGGTGAAGGCGCCAGCAGCGCCGACGCCATCGGCATGACCTTCGCCCATGACCTGACCACCGGCGACAAGGCCAACATCAAGCTGCGCTTCGACCCGAGCTACGTGCAGATGGCCGTCGACGGCAAGCTCTGA
- a CDS encoding urea amidolyase associated protein UAAP1: MTTALTLRPTLYEETVPGGGHTSFVLKRGQLLRITDIEGGANVSLLLFNAVEKSERLNLPDTLKGQHTAKLTAGHCLYSDMGKVLAAITADTCGWHDSFGGVLNAEEVAEKYGQGRYQELRNGFFRNGTDNLLVEMGKWNLALPDLLMNLNLFSRLAVDANGAFGFQPGNSKAGDYVELYAPMDTLVVLTALQHPMDPSPQYAPKPVQLAWSKVESDGISVLCRTSRAENGRAFHNTERQYI; the protein is encoded by the coding sequence ATGACAACTGCCCTCACCCTGCGCCCCACCCTCTACGAGGAAACCGTCCCCGGCGGCGGCCACACCTCCTTCGTGCTCAAGCGCGGCCAACTGCTGCGTATCACCGATATCGAGGGCGGCGCCAACGTCAGCCTGCTGCTGTTCAACGCCGTTGAGAAAAGCGAGCGCCTGAACCTGCCCGACACCCTCAAGGGCCAGCACACCGCCAAGCTCACTGCCGGCCACTGCCTGTACTCGGACATGGGCAAGGTGCTGGCCGCCATCACCGCCGATACCTGCGGCTGGCACGACAGCTTTGGCGGCGTGCTGAATGCCGAGGAAGTCGCCGAGAAATACGGCCAGGGCCGCTATCAGGAACTGCGCAATGGCTTCTTCCGCAACGGCACGGACAACCTGCTGGTGGAAATGGGCAAGTGGAACCTCGCCCTTCCGGATCTGCTGATGAACCTCAACCTGTTCAGCCGCCTGGCCGTCGATGCCAACGGCGCCTTCGGGTTCCAGCCCGGCAACAGCAAAGCTGGTGACTACGTCGAGCTGTATGCGCCGATGGACACCCTGGTGGTGCTCACCGCCCTGCAACACCCGATGGACCCCAGCCCGCAGTACGCGCCCAAACCGGTCCAGCTCGCCTGGAGCAAGGTCGAGAGCGACGGCATCAGCGTGCTGTGCCGCACCTCGCGCGCGGAGAACGGCCGCGCCTTCCACAACACCGAACGCCAGTACATCTGA